The following DNA comes from Capsicum annuum cultivar UCD-10X-F1 chromosome 7, UCD10Xv1.1, whole genome shotgun sequence.
TATGTTGTGTGTGGTTTATTTGGTTTGGGGTCCTCTCGTTTGTGTGAAACCATTGGTGGTTatgtactttggttttggtcctaaggttgtttcaaactcttttcttcttcttattctaccccggtaggtgactctatgatcGCCAAAATAGTCTATGGTAGTGTGCGGTATCTGTTGGTAATAAAGGGGTCTTGGTATAAATTGTTTAACTCTAATATAGTGGATCTCGATGTCATTTGACGGATGGATTTTGTTGCACTCGTGCTTTTCATTATTAGATTTTCAAACCCATTAGACTCCCTGGTGAGTTATTTATGGAATGGGATAATGGTTTTGTTTCATTTCCTAGCTATAAAGAAAAAGGTTATGTTCTATCTTAGGGCTCGAAGATTGGTCTCCAAATGGGTGTCTCTATTATCGGTTGGTCCGGGTTAAGGATTCAAACATAAAAGGTATTTCCTTCCATTCGGCTTTGGTGGTGCATGAATATCTTGGGGTCCCTCTAATGACCCTTGTGGTGTCTTCCTAATGGTGAGTCTGGTTTGGGACTTGTAATATTTCAGACACTGGTTGGGTTAAAAGATCTTAAGGATAAATTAAattatctcttagataagggattcatctgtGTTGATAATTCTCTATTGAATGTCTTATTCTTGCATGTATAAGGGGGAATGGTTTCCCTTGGGAATGGATAGGTTGTTGGTGGGTAAATAAGGGATTTGGAATGTTCTCTCTATGTGGTGAACCTTATATGTATATTCCCTTTTATATGGGGTACTTCGCTAGTAGTGCATGGTGGTTGATAGACATTAAGTGAGAATCTTAAATGTTTGATTCTGATAAAGAGGGTATAATATATTGGGATAGCAATGAGGAAATTGCAAAAGTAAATTGATAGGTTGGGTGATGTCGATGACCTGGAGTTTACAGTAGTGTGGAAGTTGTGACTTATAGGTCAGAAGTTCAGGATGAACATAGGGATTAGGGATCTAGTTATTCAATAGGTTAGATCATGAAGCTTGCACGTATCTTTTTCCCTTTACTTATACTTTGTTGTGCGCAtaaaattgatttctaaattcatggttttgaaaatagatttttgcACAATTAGGGATTTTGACAAATCActaatttaattgattttccatggattatgatGTATTATTCATGTTTACTAATGTTTATGAACATTATGGGATGCACgggaatggtaaatgaattttgggGTACTATAGATCCCCCagttacttggttttggttttgaaaattggaTATCCTCAGATTGTATTTTGAAATTAccattgaatataattttatcatatggtTTGACTGCTcttaaatctttgcattgcataaatggttaagggaacatgaattggtttttcTTGGATACAAATGAtatttgaaaggccttggtggctatggtttgaTTTAAATTGGTTTTGTTTCAATTGGGAACCTTGGAGTCAAGTTGATTTAATTGTTTGGCATGTCTATGTTGGGCCCTAAGTAGCATTGGGATGGATAAGATTTTAGGTATGGGAGAACCAAACGTCCCTGGTGTACGTCTTCGGTGATACCCATTGAAGTGAAGTATTGTGCTTATAGGTAAAAGGGGTGAAGATTGATGATTAGCCTTAAATTTTCTTTAGTGGTGGACTTCAAGGGAAGGTCAAGTTGTATATTCTGGTGATTCTCTTCTTTCATTTAAGAGAAGTACTCTACTAGTGTTATAGGCATTCTTATAGCACTTATGCTTAAGGTTCACATCTTGCGCTTGCCTTATTCCTTGGATATGAGTCATGACTCtacattgtattattttttataggttgtgtttcttttggtgtccatttcTAAGGACTCTTTTACACATTTATCCCGCTATATCGCGATAGCGGAGCTTTGACTGCGATTGTGCAACTGTGGTCGTGGCTATGACTAAGCGGTCACATTGTTTTGGCCAACTTAACTGACCGCAATTATGTTACTCCAACCGTGACCACGGTACCCGAGGCTACTCTAAGTCTTCAGTTACACTTTTCctgctcccttttgatcattaAAAGCTTCAATCCATATCTTTCAACCCAATCAACTTTATGCCTGCAATGAGTGGATATTTGTGCATTCACTCACAagtatgtctcatttattcattcaaaacaaggtaatgtacaCGAATCTTGACTGATAATgaatggtaaaatcaccacttatcaacaccccaacttaaagagTTTGCTTGTCATCAAGTAACACTACCTTTCACTATGAGACAACAATTTTGTAAGCCTAAATTTCTATGCCTTAAAGGATATACCGACTTCCACTTGAGTAGAAACCACTAGTAGCTCATCGTACATGTGCTAGGATAATTTGGCTACGTCCCTCATTATAAAATTCAATACTCAAGGGTGCATAAGACTTTGAAGATAAACCAAGCAACAACGACCAAAACTCTAGAGGTAACTCCTTTTTTACCATAATTAAGTTATACTTTATGTGCCTCATTGCTCGGAAGGTGacaaaaatcacccacctcaacttctTCACAAGCAATCCTCACAACAAAGAGAATTTTCACATACCAAACTACTAAATATGTAACAAGGACTTTGAAGTGCAAGAACTCTCTCCCTCATCAAAGAAACCTCAATGCAACAAGAGCCATTCCATATGTTTGCCCCTACTTTCAATCGCTACTACGAAGAAAATAAATGGTCAGgtatctcaaaggactttctaagcttgtaatgtaggtttgggttagggtaggatatcagtTAGGAGCAATATGGCTACACctttccttgaacatctacactACACTTTATAATCCTCCTTTTTCGACTAAGGgtcactcttttttattttctttctttttgtatgCCTATCttttgcttcctttgttcaccATTTTTCGTTTGCTATATTTTCATGCAACTTTTGTGCAATTCATTCCTTTGATGGACTCATTCCTTTTCTAACCATTTATTTTCTCGATTTAGGCTCATAAGGCATTTCTCTAACAACTTTGTGGCCTCAAATTTTCTTCTATCAacctttaccacccccaacttaggctttaaGCCTCACGTTGCATTTTCAATTTCAAGGAGGATacggttcaaaagagggataaaaataatggaaCATGACTTGTAATAAGTTTGCAAatgaaaggtccaaaggctcaaagtgggtaactagggatcgCAATTATGTATAGGTAGGTTTTTAGGCTAGAGTaggttccaaaatcacaaagatgaCCTAAGATCATTTCCCCAAccacatacaatcaaaattagttttgaaagactaacaaGATAAATTCTAGACAACTCAAGTATGCAAGAGATGAATaataaaagctcaccacacatggcatgcgaaATTCACCAAGGAGGCTCAAATGTCCCTTCCATGAGAGACCAAATAgaagtatctatttctattcataagtcaaaaacttgtggatccacaaaaagaaaaaaagttttgttacagCATTGCTCACATCCACGgcctttctttttcaaaagttTTGGACGGAGGGAGTTTTTCATTTTGCATTAGCACCACGCATAACTTGCTACACTATGGCTACCACTAAAACCTTCATCTTACAATTTGGCTCCAAATGGGTGAACCATATGTCCACTCAGACTTTGCCTATGGCGTACAACCACAGATTTACTATTTATAATTCTATATGTACTCAGACTTGCCTTGCATTCTTGTGTTTTTacttaatctatcatagggaaaagttcGTTCATAGCTAGGGGACGCCACGTAGCCTCGTCACTTACGCCCCCAACTTACAAGCCTGAAGTGCCCTCACTTAAGTAAATTTAAGAAGTAAAATAGATGAGAAAGGCTCCCATGGATAGTAGTGTTGTAGGAGTTTAATGCCACAATTGCAGAGACATGTCCGCAATCATGTTGAAGCAATTGTAGTTTGATAACCACGATTGCGGTAACTGATGTTGAAATCCCCTGTTTTTTCTCTGTTTTTCATTTCCTGCACAACTATCCGTTTTCTAGCTCTATTTTTCCCTGTTTTTCTTAGTAAACCATTTATGTTAAAAGACCTACAAagcattaaaaaaaatacaaaatgagTTAAGAATGGGTTTCCTCCCATCAAGCACCTAATTTAACGACACGACATGAGTCTCTCCTTTCAACTTGTAGCATCTTTGAAGTTAACACATTCCACCTTATCCACTATGGAGATTTTCTCATTGTAGTCCTTCACCCTTTGGACATTGACTATAAATTTCTTCCCTTTATTATCTTTCAACTCGACTGCACCACTTGGGTAGACATTAGAAATCACAAGAGGTCCTGACCACTTTGAGCGGAGCTTCCCCACAAAGAGTTTCAAATGGGAGTTGTAGAGGAGTACATTCTCTCCAACATGGAATTCTCAGTGCAATATTTGAGCATCATGCCActtattcattttctctttatacAATGCCGCTCTCTCATGAGCTTTTTGTTGAAACTCTTCCATCTCATGGAGTTGTGTCACCTGTGCGTCGGATGCTTCTCCCTAATTCATATTTAATCTCTTCAAATCCCACAAAGCCCTATGCTCAAGCACGACGGGTTAATGGCATTCCTTACCAAACACCAATTAACAAAGTGACATGCCAATTGGGGTTTTGTAGGCCGTTTTGTTGTCCCAAAGCGCTTCAGCAAGTTGCCTAGCCCAATTTATGTGGCCTACATTTATTATCTTTTCATGTATGGCTTTACTTTTGCGATTCAACACCATCACTTTACCGTTCGTTTGGGGCTGGTATGGAGTGATGACTTTGTGCTTAACTCCATACTTGTCAAGAAGATCACCAAACATCCTATTGCAAAAATGCGagccaccatcactaatgatggcCCGTGGGGTGCCGAACCTTGTGAAAATGTTCTTTTTCAGGAATGAGGTAACAAACTTTCTCTCATTATTTGGGAATGTGATGGTTTGCATCCATTTAGATACATAGTTGACCGCCGCAAAAATGTATTTATTCCCAAGTGAACTCACAaaagggcccatgaaatcaatacctaCACATCAAGGAACTCTACCTCAAGGTTAGTTTTGAGGGGCATCTTATGCCTTCTTGAAATACCCCCACACATTTGGCATTTGTGATAAGATTTAATCCACTCAATGGTGTCCTTATGCATTGAAGGCTAATAAAACCCACATTAGAGAATCTTTATGGCGGTGCGGATTACTCCATGGTGACCGCCGTAAGGTGGAAAGTAACAAGCTTCTAATATATCATTTATGTCCATGTCCATGACACAGTGCCTAATAACTCCATCAGCACACTCCCAAAAAAAATGGCttatcctaaaaatattattttgcgTCAAACAAAAACCATTTCTTTTGATGGTAACTCAATCCTTCAGGGAGTACTCCACTTGCTACATAGATTGAAATACTAGCATACCATGGTGAGTTATTCCTTTTTACAGGCATGATCAATTCATTAAGGAAAGCATCATTAATTTCTATTTCCCCACGCTTCTCATTGTTGCCTTCAAGTTGAAAGAGATGATCGGACACTTTATTTTCACACCCCTTTTGGTCATTCACCTCAAAGTTGAACTCTTGTAATAACAAAATCTGCCAAATTAATCATGGCTTTGCTTCTTTCTTGGCCATGATATACTTAAGGGAAGAGTGATCCATGTTCACCACTACTCTCATGCCTAATAAATAGGCTCGAAACTTTTCAAAGGCATATACCACCGCTAATATTTCTTGCTCGATGAAGTGGTAATTGTGTTGGGCGTCACTCAAGGTTTTGATTTCATAGTTGATAGGATAAAAGAGCTTGTCCTTGCGCTACCCTAGCACTACACCCAATGCAATACCACTTGCGTCGTACATTATCTCAAATAGTAATGACTAATCCAGGGCCACGATAATGGGGGTCGAAATGAGCAACTCCTTGACATGCTCGAAATCTTTAACGCATGCCtcataaatttgaatttagatTATTTCTCAATGAGTTTACACATGGGGTGCgctatcttggaaaaatccttgatgaaacGTCGATAGAACCTAGCATAGCTAAGGATACTTCGAACACCTTTTATGAAAATGGGAGGTGGGAGCATAGAAATTACCTCAACCTTGGATTGATCCACTTGAATTCCCTTTCCCAATATCTTATGGCCTAATATGATCCCTTATTTGACCATGAAGTagcacttctcccaattcaaaACAAGGTACGTTTCCATGCACCTTTCAAGAACTTTGGTCAAATGCTTAAGGCATGACTCGAAAGAGTTCCCCACTATTGAGAAGTTGTCCATACAAACTTCCATAAAGTCCTCAACCATATCCGTGAATATTGACAACATACAATGTTGATAGGTTGCCGGGGAAGTACACAACCCAAAAGGCATTCTCTTGAATGTGAACGTACCATATAGGCAAGTAAAATTTATCTTTACTTGGTCCTCCAGGGCAATATAAATTTGATTGTACCCCGAGCACACATTTATAAATCAATACCACCCTCTAATGGCAAGCCTATCTagtatttgatccatgaatggcattggaaaatggtccttctcGATTCATGTGTTCAATTTTTGGTATTCCATACACACTCTCCATTTGTTGACCTATCAGATGAGGATgagatcaatttttttatttttgactacCATGATACCACCTTTTTTTGGAACACCTTACACGGGCCCATCCACGTGTTATTAGATATAGGATAGATCACCCCCCGCATTGAGTcactttattatttcctttttacCACCTCTTGATGGGTTGATTTAATATCCTTTGGTGCTCTACAATTGGTATGTGATCTTACTCGAGTTTAATTTTGTGCGAGAAAATTCTGAGAGCTATTTTGATGATATCCGCTATCGTCCAACCAATGGCCCGAATGGATTTTTTACCACCAATTTCAATGTTTCTACTTGAGAGAAGTCTAGGTCACTAACAATAATGATTGACAAAGTTGCATCGTCCCCCAAGAACACAGATTTGAGATGAGGTGGCAAGGTATTTAATTTAACTGTGGGAGCTTCAAGGATGGATGTTTTTGCGGGTGGACTTTCTCAGTTTTTAAGATCAAGATCCAACTTAACCGAGTTCTTGGTGTGAAACCCAAGCCCGGTTAAAGAACCTACCACTTCATCATAGTCCTCCACTTCTTCACTTTCACAATTCTGAAGTACCCCAACTAAAGGGTCATTCTACAAGACCACATCGACATGGTTTGACACATGTCCATCAACAATATCGATCACTGAGATTGTTTGTAGGTCCATTGGTTGTGTCATGGTCTTGCATATGTTGAAGGATACCACTTCATTATTCAATCTAAACTTTATCTCCTCGGACTTTATATCCACCAACACCTTCTCGGTAGCTAAAAATGTCCTCCCAAAGATAATAGGGATTTCAAAATCCCTTTcacaatctaaaataacaaaGTCAGTCGGGTAGATAAATCGGTCAACTTTTACTAGAACATCGTGGAGGACCCTTATAGGATTTTTAATGGATCGATCAGCCATGAGCAACTTCATTTTGGTGGTCTTTGTTGTATCCAATCCAATTTTGTGAAATATATCATAAGGCATGAGATTCAcacttgccccaagatcacacaATGTCTTAGCAAATGTAAGGATGCCAATGGTGCATGAGATTTTAAAAGCACCtggatcctttttctttttgacaCATGCACTTGTCATCATGTTACTACAATGGTGAGTAACCTCTATGGTTTAATCCTCCAAAAGCCTTTTTTAGATATCAAATCTTTCATAAATATAGCATACCCTCACATGTCTTGCAATAGCACAATAAGAGGAATACTAATAGAAAGGTTGCTAAATTTGTCGAAAAGTTTGTTGAGTTATCATGCTTTCCCTTTCTCAATGAACATTTTGGTAAAGAAGTATGAATGGGGGTCGAAGGTATAAATACAATTTTACAATCATTAGTCATTGGCTTTACCATCAATATCTCACTTAACTTTGGCTCTTCAATATTAGACCTTTTCTCTTTTCCCTTGTTGcctctccatttttcattcattcaCTTTCCCTCTCCATTAGCTACTTTGATATTTGGCTTACATTTGCCTCAAGTTGTTGGATGGAGGAGGATTGATATGTAACCATTTGGTGAAGCATGAAGAATTCACTTTGCATCTACTATTTCTCCAGTCCTCTCAACACTATTTAAGATCCGCACCTAGATATATCTATTAATCTCCTCTCTCTCTTCACAATGTGCCATGCTTAGACTTTTCTGGTTTCGACCTTTATTGTTGTATTGTCCTTGTGGGGCAATATAGAAACTCTCCAAGCTCCTAGGTTTCATCCTTAAGTTGTCACCAATCACCTCTTCCTCTTTGTCATTACAAGTTTCAACTTCGATTGTATTTATTACACTTGCACTTGCCATTGAGTCAACTAGCATATGCTTAAGTAGGAGTTCGAGGCATGACATCACTTTGGTCATCTTTGCATCGTtctcttcctcttcatctttcctATCATTGCAGACAAAGGACGAGGACGGAACCACTATGGCCACCTTGGCATCTTTTATGTTCCAACCCCTACACCAAATTACCACTTGGTCCAAGACTTTTGAAAAAATCCCATATGGTGAGTTGATGAATGATCCACCGGATGCATTATCCACTTTGGCCATATTTTCTTGGTCTAACGCTCAATAaaagatttggagaagcatcttctcctGCACCTCGGGTGTAGGGCATTTCAAAAGTGTTTCTTTAAATCTTCCCCATGCATCGTACCATGATTTTTTATGGTATTAGTGGAAATGAACAATCTTATCCCTCAACTTTAACTTCCTAGATGGTGGGAAGTATTAACCTAAGAAGGCTTCCGTGAGTCTTGTCATGACGTGATAGATCCTGCAGGTAAAGACATTAGTCATAGTACCAACTTTCCCATGAAAGATAATGGAAAAAGACGTAACCAGATGGACTCTTGGGATATATGTGCGACTTTGAATGGCTCACACACTTCCACAAAACCCTTTAAGTGAGCATTCGGGTATTCATGAGCTTCACCCCAAAGATCCTCTTTAAGTAGAGCAATTTCATCATCACCCTTGTAACATAAAATATTCCATGATCCTTGGTGGGGGGATGAGAATTGCACTTTCATGATCTCCGATGTTGAAACAAACCAAGTCCCTAAGACTCATAATGATTTAGGAATAATAATATTTACCTACTCAAAGATCAAAACcaacaaagaaataatattacACCACTCCGAGTATTCCCATATAATAATAGCACCACAAAAAGAAATTCTATATTTCACTCCACAGCAATGgcaccattttgataatgctcaaatcaCTCCCATAATTGAAGGGTGAAGTGATCGTTATCAAGAAACCCAAtttgaattagggtccaatctcaaGGAGTGAGttatagacttcaaaccctaTGGATTCTAAAATTACTACAAGTTTACCTGGAATGATAATAAAGAAGACTTGTAAAATAAAGTGGGGGATTTGGTTGGGAACTTTTTTTACAATCTTTAGCAAATGatcaagaaatgaaacttttATTTTAAGCTATAATGTTTGGGGAAATCtttggattatgtctacctagagGTAATGCATGTGGGTTGGTGTTGGTTcaacatgaaatttagttgttaaataaaggataggctaggtcgaagataattggggtcaatctttcaacaaaaccacaatgatttTACCCGTAGTCTCTTTCGAGCAACTAACAAGTGTGCAAATtttttcataatcacccaaaacctaaacaagcatccctatttctaggatgatgctcttggcatgatttacactcccagtaaacttatttctaagattacaaAATGTAGAAAACCATagacttaattgtccaccattgccttgtccccctacaaccctcttttgaggatgttataggttacctaatattcacttTCATCCCTTTTTAaagatgataaagggtttctagagtttggggttttcacccatcaaacctatttgtAGATTTGAGGTTTTCACCAATCGAATTCCAACCCATAATATCTAGAAATGGTGGATCCATACTCAATAATAAAAATCCATACAAACACAATAATACCCACATACAAATTACACTCTAGTTTAACTTAATCCCAAGAATAAAGAAGTTAGCTACTCATTATATAGGAGAAAAGAATTTTACCAAGTAGTGCATCCATGGAGCTCATAATAAGAAAGGGTAAAATAATCTTCAAATCCACACTTCAATTTCACTGATTTCCCCTTGGAACAATAATTACAAATAactaagaaaaatcaaaaattttccTCTCCAATTCTAGGGTTTCTCCCCCTCTCAAACCGTTTTGAATCCTTTATATAAATCTTGATTCAAGTGTCAAATTTACCATAATTTCCTTTACATAGTTATCCCTCTATATCGTGGTCATGGAGTTTTGACTGTGATTGTGCAACTGCGGTCGGGGCTATGACTGAGAGGTCACATTGTTTTGGCCAACTTAACTGACTGCAATCATGTTATTCCAATGGTAACCACGGTACCTAAGGCTACTCTAAGTCTTCAGCTACACTTTTCCTGCTCCCATTTGATCATTATAAGCTTGAATCCATATCTTTCAACTCAATCAACTTTATGCCtgtaaagagtggatattagtgcttTCACTCACAAGTATGTCTCAttaattcattcaaaacaaggtattATACACGAATATTGAGTGataatgagtggtaaaatcaccactcatcatgGTGTTAGTAGCTCAAATTCTTTGTTCTTTTAAAGAGGTCCCAATTAGGATCTTGGAGTAGTAAGTTCACCAGTTATCAACAAAAAGTATGTATTTGGTAAAGGTTCCATGGGGGAACTAAAAGTCTGAGAAATTCATTTGGGATGTGGCGGTGGACATGGATCCAAAGGATCTGCGTTAGTTTCTTGTTCTGGAAAAAGTCATGCTTAAGGTGTGTGTTCTTCAACACATCCTTGTTTTCTAATTTGGATAAAGGtgaggaatggttcctcttgaatctttcttttctttgttagaGGTTGGAATATAGGTtttggggtgtaaatcatgcttagGATGGGTAatgatcttctcatcttggttTGTGTTCTTGTCCTCTACTTTGGTTGGGGGGAAGTTTGACGTATGTTAATGTGTTACCTTGTGCTTGTCCTTACCCTTACCAATTATTGGAGGATGAATTATCCTAGTGGGGGATAATGAAACATCCCAAGTCATGGATCCTTccaaaatttcttaagttttggaCTAACTAGGCTttgtacgactcaagggtaccactcatacccatTGGATACGAGTTAGGGGTTATCTTGAGGGTTCAGTCATACCCTAGGCAGTATGGGAGAACTAGATACTTCCCAAGATATGACTCAAAAGGGTAATAGTCATATAGGAACATACTAGTGGTGCAAGGCAAGTCAAATAGTAAATGTATGAGGTGTTTTGTGAAATCTGCCCACTATATGGATGGTGGGTACGATTGGGGATGTCACCCATACCCATTAGGTACGAGTGGGGAGGTTTGAGTCATATAGAAACCAGTAGGTAATGTCTTGGAAGGTCTTGGGTAttagttggggtaccactcgtaccctaggatatagATGGTAAGGGAGATTCGTACCCCTAGacgtgattttttttaattttaagtcaaagGTAGTATGGACATTTCCTACTCTTAAACCTTATGTCCTCATGTTATATAACCATATTTTTCTttccataacacttgttaaaggatcataacacatcaaatactctctcaaactcactcttggaagattggaggctagggtttctcatgtgttcttcaaaggggctCAAGAGTCATATTTCTCCATGAACTCTTCTTGTATAaagcatgattctcttccctcattgtaatctcaactaaaggaatggtttatataatttatttcatggttttactatttaaTGATTATGGCttccaactattatttgggggggtttgattttaaatgcttggttatggttccctatggttttaattatgcttttatatgcattaatggtggtatTAGACAATTGGATTGAATGGAATATTTTAATGGTcttttgaattggttttggttatattatgctcccaaggtgtttgataaaatgcttataaagataagttcattacattgacttcttttaatggaattcctgcatgttttaaacttggtaaaggaattttGCATGATtgaaatggtttgaaaaggataaaggctaaatggttattcttgtggagaacatggaagtcttccaattaatttaatatggTGTacgaaagggcacttgaaagtccccttaacctaaatggtttggctatggatattaatTACAAGTAAAgagtggtatgatgataccattaacattggccttggttaataaaatggtaaatgaatttggTTGGTTATt
Coding sequences within:
- the LOC124885730 gene encoding uncharacterized protein LOC124885730, with the translated sequence MTSACVKKKKDPGAFKISCTIGILTFAKTLCDLGASVNLMPYDIFHKIGLDTTKTTKMKLLMADRSIKNPIRVLHDVLVKVDRFIYPTDFVILDCERDFEIPIIFGRTFLATEKVLVDIKSEEIKFRLNNEVVSFNICKTMTQPMDLQTISVIDIVDGHVSNHVDVVL